A single window of Nocardioides kongjuensis DNA harbors:
- a CDS encoding aminotransferase class I/II-fold pyridoxal phosphate-dependent enzyme, producing MRKIRQSQKLRNVRYDVRGPILVEAQRLEAEGHKILKLNIGNPAPFGFEAPEAIVADMVHNLPEAQGYSDSRGIYSARTAVAQFYQSRGLKDTAVEDVFIGNGVSEMISMVLQAFLDDGNEILVPAPDYPLWTGAVSLSGGTPVHYRCDEENGWMPDLEDIESKITENTHGLVIINPNNPTGAVYSKEMVAKLVDIARRHDLVVFADEIYEKILFDDAEHHHAAAAAGNDVLCLTFSGLSKAYRVCGYRAGWVMISGPKELAEDFLEGLTTLSNMRMCANVPAQHAIQTALGGYQSINELIVPGGRFYEQAMLADRLLNEIPGVSSVRPRGALYCFPRLDPEIYPIEDDEAFVIELLRAKKILVTHGTGFNWFAPDHFRLVTLPDVEVLEEAIGRIADFLAARR from the coding sequence GTGCGCAAGATCCGCCAGAGCCAGAAGCTCCGCAACGTCCGCTACGACGTCCGGGGACCGATCCTCGTCGAGGCCCAGCGCCTCGAGGCCGAGGGTCACAAGATCCTCAAGCTCAACATCGGCAACCCGGCACCGTTCGGCTTCGAGGCACCCGAGGCGATCGTGGCCGACATGGTGCACAACCTGCCCGAGGCCCAGGGCTACTCCGACTCGCGCGGCATCTACTCCGCCCGCACCGCCGTCGCGCAGTTCTACCAGTCGCGTGGCCTCAAGGACACCGCCGTCGAGGACGTCTTCATCGGCAACGGCGTCTCCGAGATGATCTCGATGGTCCTGCAGGCCTTCCTCGACGACGGCAACGAGATCCTCGTCCCGGCGCCCGACTACCCGCTGTGGACCGGCGCCGTGTCGCTGTCCGGCGGTACGCCGGTCCACTACCGGTGCGACGAGGAGAACGGCTGGATGCCGGACCTCGAGGACATCGAGTCGAAGATCACCGAGAACACGCACGGCCTGGTGATCATCAACCCCAACAACCCCACCGGCGCCGTCTACAGCAAGGAGATGGTCGCCAAGCTGGTCGACATCGCCCGGCGCCACGACCTGGTCGTCTTCGCCGACGAGATCTACGAGAAGATCCTGTTCGACGACGCCGAGCACCACCACGCCGCCGCGGCCGCCGGCAACGACGTCCTCTGCCTCACCTTCAGCGGCCTGTCCAAGGCCTACCGGGTCTGCGGCTACCGCGCCGGCTGGGTGATGATCTCCGGTCCCAAGGAGCTCGCCGAGGACTTCCTCGAGGGCCTCACCACGCTCTCCAACATGCGCATGTGCGCCAACGTCCCGGCCCAGCACGCCATCCAGACCGCGCTCGGGGGCTACCAGTCGATCAACGAGCTGATCGTCCCCGGCGGCCGGTTCTACGAGCAGGCGATGCTCGCCGACAGGCTGCTCAACGAGATCCCCGGCGTCTCCTCGGTGCGCCCACGCGGCGCGCTCTACTGCTTCCCGCGCCTGGACCCCGAGATCTACCCGATCGAGGACGACGAGGCGTTCGTCATCGAGCTGCTGCGCGCCAAGAAGATCCTGGTCACCCACGGCACCGGCTTCAACTGGTTCGCGCCCGACCACTTCCGCCTGGTCACGCTGCCCGACGTCGAGGTGCTCGAGGAGGCGATCGGCCGGATCGCGGACTTCCTCGCCGCCCGCCGCTGA
- a CDS encoding lysophospholipid acyltransferase family protein, with amino-acid sequence MLDITYPPVIVTAKVLFKLMRQKVVVSGSENVPRKGGALMAINHTGYIDFIYAGAGAEPQKRLVRFMIKKEMMDAPGVGHLLRSFHHIRVDRSSGVQAMKDALAYLKAGEVVGIYPEATISRSFEIKELKSGAARIAADAGVPLIPVIVWGAHRLMTKDHPKDFSRSAKTIIVKVGEPLHPTGEDVEAETAELRAVMQRMLDEVIAEYPEAEKAPGSWWTPARFGGSAPTPDEADALDKAELRARAAKRAAKKAG; translated from the coding sequence ATGCTCGACATCACCTACCCGCCCGTCATCGTCACCGCCAAGGTGCTCTTCAAGCTGATGCGGCAGAAGGTGGTCGTGTCGGGCTCGGAGAACGTGCCCCGCAAGGGCGGCGCGCTGATGGCGATCAACCACACCGGCTACATCGACTTCATCTACGCCGGCGCGGGTGCCGAGCCGCAGAAGCGGCTGGTCCGGTTCATGATCAAGAAGGAGATGATGGACGCGCCGGGCGTGGGTCACCTGCTCCGGTCCTTCCACCACATCCGGGTCGACCGCTCCTCCGGCGTGCAGGCCATGAAGGACGCGCTGGCCTACCTCAAGGCCGGCGAGGTCGTCGGCATCTACCCCGAGGCCACGATCTCGCGCTCCTTCGAGATCAAGGAGCTCAAGTCCGGTGCCGCGCGGATCGCCGCCGACGCCGGCGTACCGCTCATCCCGGTCATCGTCTGGGGCGCGCACCGGCTGATGACCAAGGACCACCCGAAGGACTTCTCGCGCTCGGCCAAGACGATCATCGTCAAGGTCGGCGAGCCGCTGCACCCCACCGGCGAGGACGTCGAGGCCGAGACCGCCGAGCTGCGCGCCGTCATGCAGCGGATGCTCGACGAGGTCATCGCCGAGTACCCCGAGGCCGAGAAGGCGCCCGGCAGCTGGTGGACGCCCGCCCGCTTCGGCGGCTCCGCCCCCACCCCCGACGAGGCCGACGCGCTCGACAAGGCCGAGCTGCGGGCCCGGGCCGCCAAGCGGGCCGCCAAGAAGGCCGGCTGA
- a CDS encoding response regulator produces the protein MESPLVLLVEDDDDLRTTTRLVLESRGFRVVTAADGEAGWTTYLTQPVDLAVVDVVLPQLDGLRLTERIRADGDLPVLLLTARDLPRDQVVGFDAGADDYVVKPFDGDVLEARLRSLLRRRGGSAPARVVERDGLRVDVDGMTVERDGVPVELSATEFRLLTAFLDNAGIVLGRTRLLELVWGSATWGDPHVVDVTVQRLRAKIGAEQVVTVRGAGYKMARA, from the coding sequence GTGGAGTCGCCGCTGGTCCTGCTGGTCGAGGACGACGACGACCTGCGTACGACGACACGGCTGGTCCTCGAGTCACGCGGCTTCCGCGTGGTCACCGCTGCCGACGGCGAGGCCGGGTGGACGACGTACCTCACCCAGCCGGTGGACCTCGCCGTCGTCGACGTGGTGCTGCCCCAGCTGGACGGGCTGCGGCTGACCGAGCGGATCCGGGCCGACGGCGACCTGCCGGTGCTGCTGCTCACCGCCCGTGACCTGCCCCGCGACCAGGTCGTCGGCTTCGACGCCGGAGCGGACGACTACGTCGTGAAGCCGTTCGACGGCGACGTGCTGGAGGCGCGGCTGCGCTCGCTGCTGCGCCGGCGCGGTGGCTCGGCTCCTGCGCGGGTCGTCGAGCGCGACGGGCTGCGCGTCGACGTCGACGGGATGACGGTCGAGCGCGACGGCGTACCGGTGGAGCTGTCGGCCACGGAGTTCCGGCTGCTCACCGCGTTCCTCGACAACGCCGGCATCGTGCTCGGCCGCACCCGGCTGCTCGAGCTGGTCTGGGGGAGTGCCACCTGGGGCGACCCGCACGTCGTGGACGTGACCGTGCAGCGGCTGCGCGCCAAGATCGGCGCCGAGCAGGTGGTCACCGTGCGGGGCGCGGGCTACAAGATGGCGCGGGCCTGA
- a CDS encoding ATP-binding protein: MPSAPAGWRHSLRTRITVAVVGAATATLVGVGVVVDHQSAVDARDRLRTQALTELDAGIAVLEVTSTLRYDLSLDPARVPGPLRASLPAAGEDRAATYYADDRMWAARRLSSDRVASVALDDGPVRAARASLRRRMLVAAGAVLPLTALVGLLVGAGLSRRLRRAAGAAEVISHGGTARCTVGGRDEVAALSRAVDAMADALERRFHVEQAFSADVAHELRTPVAALVSASELLPPGETTDLTRALVARLRRLVEDLLEVARLDSGAEEVALSVHRLGSLVPGASVVRDADVLVDPRRVERIVTNLVANAERHGGGLTQLRVDGPRVVVRDGGAGFPADVLAAGAIRFHSAGQGTGLGLTIVQGQARALGATVTMRNPPTGGAEVVVGFQEPGPSSGSTGSTVCSG; the protein is encoded by the coding sequence GTGCCCTCCGCACCGGCCGGCTGGCGGCACTCGCTGCGGACCCGGATCACCGTCGCCGTGGTCGGCGCCGCCACGGCGACCCTCGTGGGCGTCGGCGTGGTCGTCGACCACCAGTCGGCCGTGGACGCCCGCGACCGGCTGCGCACCCAGGCGCTGACCGAGCTCGACGCCGGGATCGCGGTCCTCGAGGTCACCTCCACGCTGCGCTACGACCTGTCCCTGGACCCGGCCCGGGTGCCCGGTCCGCTCCGGGCCTCCCTGCCGGCCGCAGGGGAGGACCGGGCGGCGACGTACTACGCCGACGACCGGATGTGGGCGGCCCGGCGCCTGTCGTCCGACCGGGTCGCGAGCGTGGCGCTGGACGACGGGCCGGTGCGGGCGGCCCGCGCCTCCCTGCGGCGGCGGATGCTGGTCGCGGCCGGTGCGGTGCTGCCGCTGACCGCACTGGTGGGGCTGCTCGTGGGTGCTGGGCTGAGCCGTCGATTGCGACGGGCAGCCGGCGCGGCCGAGGTGATCAGCCACGGCGGCACGGCGCGCTGCACCGTCGGCGGCCGCGACGAGGTGGCCGCCCTGTCCCGGGCCGTCGACGCCATGGCCGACGCCCTAGAGCGAAGGTTCCACGTGGAACAAGCGTTCTCCGCCGACGTCGCCCACGAGCTCCGCACCCCGGTCGCCGCACTCGTCAGCGCCAGCGAGCTGCTGCCGCCCGGCGAGACCACCGACCTGACCCGCGCCCTGGTCGCCCGGCTGCGCCGCCTGGTCGAGGACCTGCTCGAGGTGGCCCGTCTCGACAGCGGCGCCGAGGAGGTCGCCCTGTCGGTGCACCGGCTCGGCTCCCTGGTCCCCGGCGCGTCAGTCGTCCGCGACGCCGACGTGCTGGTCGACCCGCGCCGGGTCGAGCGGATCGTCACCAACCTGGTCGCCAACGCCGAGCGGCACGGTGGCGGACTGACGCAGCTGCGGGTGGACGGGCCACGGGTCGTCGTGCGCGACGGGGGAGCGGGCTTCCCCGCCGACGTGCTGGCCGCCGGCGCGATCCGGTTCCACAGCGCCGGCCAGGGCACCGGCCTGGGCCTCACCATCGTGCAGGGCCAGGCCCGGGCCCTCGGCGCCACGGTGACGATGAGGAACCCACCCACCGGCGGCGCCGAGGTCGTGGTCGGCTTTCAGGAGCCGGGGCCCAGCTCGGGGTCGACCGGGTCCACCGTCTGCAGCGGGTAG
- a CDS encoding ParB/RepB/Spo0J family partition protein: MAPGSTGSTNGAQNADSVLQPVDGAYFAELPVEQISPNAVNPRTVFDEEAMAELVHSIKEIGLLQPVVVRKTGTDSYELVMGERRWRATQAAGLGTIPAIVRETDDTDMLRDALLENLHRSNLNPLEEAAAYQQLLEDFSCTHDELAQRIGRSRPQISNTLRLLKLSPAVQRRVAAGVLSAGHARALLGVGDSEQQDRLAQRVIAEGISVRGLEEIVAVGDGTTGTPPRPRRAKPQAPGLGELSERLGDRLETRVKIDLGKAKGKISIEFANTGDLQRIVDLIDPRNRNDRPI, translated from the coding sequence GTGGCACCTGGGTCCACCGGCTCGACGAACGGCGCTCAGAACGCGGATTCGGTTCTCCAGCCCGTCGACGGTGCCTACTTCGCCGAGCTGCCCGTCGAGCAGATCTCGCCGAACGCGGTCAACCCGCGGACCGTCTTCGACGAGGAGGCGATGGCCGAGCTGGTCCACTCCATCAAGGAGATCGGCCTCCTCCAGCCCGTCGTGGTGCGCAAGACGGGCACCGACAGCTACGAGCTGGTCATGGGCGAGCGCCGCTGGCGCGCCACCCAGGCCGCCGGCCTCGGCACGATCCCCGCGATCGTGCGCGAGACCGACGACACCGACATGCTCCGCGACGCGCTGCTGGAGAACCTGCACCGCAGCAACCTGAACCCGCTCGAGGAGGCGGCGGCCTACCAGCAGCTGCTCGAGGACTTCTCCTGCACCCACGACGAGCTGGCCCAGCGGATCGGCCGCTCGCGCCCGCAGATCAGCAACACCCTGCGCCTGCTCAAGCTCTCCCCCGCCGTCCAGCGCCGGGTCGCCGCGGGCGTGCTGTCCGCCGGCCACGCCCGTGCCCTCCTGGGGGTCGGGGACAGCGAGCAGCAGGACCGCCTGGCCCAGCGCGTGATCGCCGAGGGCATCTCGGTGCGTGGCCTCGAGGAGATCGTCGCGGTCGGCGACGGCACCACCGGTACGCCGCCCCGCCCGCGCCGCGCCAAGCCGCAGGCCCCCGGGCTGGGCGAGCTGTCCGAGCGGCTCGGCGACCGGCTGGAGACCCGGGTCAAGATCGACCTGGGCAAGGCCAAGGGCAAGATCTCGATCGAGTTCGCCAACACCGGCGACCTGCAGCGCATCGTCGACCTGATCGACCCGCGCAACCGGAACGACCGCCCGATCTGA
- a CDS encoding ParA family protein, with product MSSSAPLTAAQLAERAAGYDDDLTPLARAAQATVMVRAGIPQEQLSRPSETRVFVVANQKGGVGKTTSTVNLAAALTQLGQRVLVIDLDPQGNASTALNIEHRQGTPSSYELLVDGVAISDISQPCPDAAGLWVVPATIDLAGAEIELVSVVAREQRLKKALDAHPRIGTAEAVGEDRFDYVFIDCPPSLGLLTLNALVAGAEMLIPIQAEYYALEGLGQLLATVDMVRAHLNPELAVSTIVLTMYDARTRLAAGVATEVREHFGDQVLKTAIPRSVRVSEAPSYGQTVMTYDPGSPGALSYLEAAREIVVRGSLS from the coding sequence GTGTCCTCCTCTGCTCCCCTGACCGCCGCACAGCTCGCCGAGCGCGCTGCCGGCTACGACGACGACCTGACTCCACTGGCTCGCGCGGCCCAGGCCACGGTGATGGTCCGTGCGGGCATCCCACAGGAGCAGCTGAGCCGTCCGTCGGAGACCCGGGTCTTCGTGGTCGCCAACCAGAAGGGTGGCGTCGGCAAGACCACCTCGACCGTCAACCTCGCGGCCGCCCTGACGCAGCTCGGACAGCGCGTGCTGGTGATCGACCTCGACCCGCAGGGCAACGCCTCGACGGCCCTCAACATCGAGCACCGCCAGGGCACCCCGTCGTCGTACGAGCTCCTGGTCGACGGCGTCGCCATCTCCGACATCTCCCAGCCGTGCCCCGACGCGGCCGGCCTGTGGGTGGTCCCCGCGACCATCGACCTGGCCGGTGCCGAGATCGAGCTGGTCAGCGTCGTCGCCCGCGAGCAGCGGCTCAAGAAGGCCCTCGACGCCCACCCGCGGATCGGCACCGCCGAGGCCGTCGGGGAGGACCGCTTCGACTACGTCTTCATCGACTGCCCGCCCTCGCTCGGCCTGCTCACCTTGAACGCGCTCGTCGCGGGTGCGGAGATGCTCATCCCGATCCAGGCGGAGTACTACGCCCTCGAGGGCCTCGGCCAGCTGCTCGCGACCGTCGACATGGTGCGCGCCCACCTCAACCCGGAGCTCGCCGTGTCGACCATCGTGCTGACGATGTACGACGCCCGCACGCGTCTGGCCGCCGGTGTCGCCACCGAGGTGCGCGAGCACTTCGGCGACCAGGTGCTCAAGACCGCGATCCCCCGCTCGGTGCGGGTGTCCGAGGCGCCGTCGTACGGTCAGACCGTGATGACCTACGACCCGGGCTCGCCGGGAGCACTCAGCTACCTCGAAGCAGCGCGCGAGATCGTCGTCCGAGGGAGTCTCTCGTGA
- the rsmG gene encoding 16S rRNA (guanine(527)-N(7))-methyltransferase RsmG yields MSPGPEGQADPGVLRAALPAPPAILAEVFSADRLDLVLAYADLLATDGVVRGLIGPRETPRLWERHLINCGLLAAALPADATVADVGSGAGLPGLVLAIARPDVQVTLIEPLLRRTTFLEEAVERLGLDNVTVIRGRADAVHGVATYDVVTARAVAALDKLATWCMPLVAPDGALLAMKGTSAAGEVAEAEAVTRRLGCAPAVVEELGAELAADGAVEPIRIVRLSWADPARVSLPLRGQRGSRGSRGGSTRRKRRKS; encoded by the coding sequence GTGTCCCCCGGCCCTGAGGGCCAGGCGGACCCGGGGGTGCTGCGTGCTGCCCTTCCCGCTCCCCCGGCGATCCTGGCGGAGGTCTTCTCCGCCGATCGCCTCGATCTCGTGCTGGCGTACGCCGACCTGCTGGCGACCGATGGTGTCGTCCGCGGCCTGATCGGCCCCCGCGAGACTCCCCGGCTCTGGGAGCGCCACCTGATCAACTGCGGCCTGCTGGCCGCGGCCCTGCCCGCCGACGCCACGGTTGCCGACGTCGGGTCCGGAGCGGGCCTGCCCGGCCTGGTTCTCGCGATCGCCCGCCCTGACGTGCAGGTGACGCTGATCGAGCCGCTGCTGCGCCGGACGACCTTCCTGGAGGAGGCCGTCGAGCGGCTCGGCCTCGACAACGTCACCGTGATCCGGGGCCGCGCCGACGCGGTCCACGGCGTCGCGACGTACGACGTCGTCACGGCCCGTGCCGTCGCCGCCCTCGACAAGCTGGCGACCTGGTGCATGCCCCTCGTGGCTCCCGATGGCGCTCTGCTCGCGATGAAGGGCACCAGCGCGGCCGGGGAGGTCGCCGAGGCCGAAGCGGTCACCCGGCGGCTGGGGTGCGCCCCCGCTGTCGTGGAGGAGCTCGGTGCGGAGCTCGCCGCCGACGGCGCCGTCGAGCCGATCCGCATCGTCCGTCTGTCGTGGGCCGATCCGGCCCGCGTATCGTTGCCGCTTCGTGGCCAGCGTGGTTCTCGGGGATCACGCGGTGGCTCGACGCGAAGGAAGAGGAGGAAGTCGTGA
- a CDS encoding protein jag produces MSAETETGTEVVTEAEESVEADQADDVQADDVQDDAPAGEGDRISRLEQEGDIAADYLEELLDIADLDGDLDIDVEADRAAVSIVGADLSQLVGRDGKVLEALQELTRLAVYRETGERSRLMLDISGFRADKRTRLTQLGTETAAEVAKTGEPVSLEPMSPFERKIVHDAVAAAGLRSESAGVEPRRYVVVLPA; encoded by the coding sequence GTGAGCGCCGAGACCGAGACCGGTACCGAGGTCGTGACCGAGGCCGAGGAGAGCGTCGAGGCCGACCAGGCCGACGACGTCCAGGCCGACGACGTCCAGGACGACGCCCCCGCCGGCGAGGGCGACCGCATCTCCCGCCTCGAGCAGGAGGGCGACATCGCCGCCGACTACCTCGAGGAGCTCCTCGACATCGCCGACCTCGACGGTGACCTCGACATCGACGTGGAGGCCGACCGTGCCGCCGTGTCGATCGTCGGTGCCGACCTGAGCCAGCTGGTCGGTCGCGACGGCAAGGTCCTCGAGGCGCTGCAGGAGCTCACCCGCCTGGCGGTCTACCGGGAGACCGGTGAGCGGTCGCGGCTGATGCTCGACATCTCCGGCTTCCGTGCGGACAAGCGGACCCGGCTGACGCAGCTCGGCACCGAGACGGCCGCCGAGGTCGCCAAGACCGGCGAGCCCGTCTCGCTGGAGCCGATGTCCCCCTTCGAGCGCAAGATCGTGCACGACGCGGTCGCCGCCGCCGGACTGCGCTCGGAGTCCGCCGGTGTCGAGCCGCGGCGCTACGTCGTGGTCCTGCCGGCCTGA
- the yidC gene encoding membrane protein insertase YidC, giving the protein MVPLYYIISAVLLGWHKLFTVLGLDAKGGLSWALSIIGLTLVIRAALIPLFVKQIKSSRNMQLLQPKVKELQKKYGHDRQKLAEETMKLYKDAGTNPFASCLPILLQMPIFFALFRLLSGATKSDKPHGFLTVEKAHEFGESKLFGSLPINGNFWESRTWGETPNTAVMVIAAILVLAMTATTFTTQRQLMAKNMPAEAMSGPYAQQQKMLLYILPVAFGLGGIAFPIGVLLYWTTSNLWTMGQQFYVIRNNPAPGTPAFKAKQDRDKAKAARHGHTVTETITEAAPEPEQRPSTRQQPKRQSRAQRKTTPKPGGAAAGGGAKNPSADWESYDPEAATEKNEGDTK; this is encoded by the coding sequence ATGGTGCCGCTGTACTACATCATCTCGGCGGTGCTCCTCGGCTGGCACAAGCTGTTCACGGTGCTCGGCCTCGACGCCAAGGGCGGCCTGTCCTGGGCGCTGTCGATCATCGGCCTGACCCTCGTCATCCGCGCGGCCCTGATCCCGCTGTTCGTCAAGCAGATCAAGTCCAGCCGCAACATGCAGCTGCTGCAGCCCAAGGTGAAGGAGCTGCAGAAGAAGTACGGCCACGACCGGCAGAAGCTGGCCGAGGAGACGATGAAGCTCTACAAGGACGCCGGGACCAACCCGTTCGCGTCCTGCCTGCCGATCCTCCTGCAGATGCCGATCTTCTTCGCGCTGTTCCGCCTGCTCTCCGGTGCCACCAAGAGCGACAAGCCGCACGGCTTCCTCACCGTGGAGAAGGCCCACGAGTTCGGCGAGTCCAAGCTCTTCGGCAGCCTGCCGATCAACGGCAACTTCTGGGAGTCGCGCACCTGGGGCGAGACCCCGAACACCGCGGTCATGGTCATCGCGGCGATCCTGGTGCTGGCGATGACGGCGACCACCTTCACCACCCAGCGTCAGCTGATGGCCAAGAACATGCCGGCCGAGGCGATGAGCGGTCCGTACGCGCAGCAGCAGAAGATGCTGCTCTACATCCTCCCGGTGGCCTTCGGTCTCGGTGGCATCGCGTTCCCGATCGGTGTCCTCCTCTACTGGACGACCTCGAACCTGTGGACCATGGGCCAGCAGTTCTACGTCATCCGCAACAACCCGGCGCCCGGCACGCCCGCCTTCAAGGCCAAGCAGGACCGCGACAAGGCCAAGGCCGCCCGGCACGGCCACACCGTGACCGAGACGATCACCGAGGCCGCCCCGGAGCCGGAGCAGCGGCCCAGCACGCGCCAGCAGCCCAAGCGGCAGAGCCGTGCCCAGCGCAAGACCACGCCGAAGCCGGGCGGCGCAGCCGCCGGCGGCGGCGCCAAGAACCCGTCGGCCGACTGGGAGAGCTACGACCCCGAGGCCGCAACCGAGAAGAACGAGGGAGACACCAAGTGA
- the yidD gene encoding membrane protein insertion efficiency factor YidD, translating to MKWLLIGLVRGYQLLISPLLGPTCRYYPSCSAYAVQALQVHGAFRGTWLAVRRLLRCHPWSPGGVDHVPPRRGHVHDEHSPARPPTGAERDLELRPATAGRHPFQQGA from the coding sequence ATGAAGTGGTTGCTCATCGGCCTGGTGCGCGGCTACCAGCTCCTCATCAGCCCGCTGCTGGGTCCGACCTGCCGCTACTACCCGTCGTGCTCGGCGTACGCCGTGCAGGCGCTGCAGGTGCACGGCGCGTTCCGCGGCACCTGGCTCGCGGTCCGGCGGCTGCTGCGCTGCCACCCCTGGTCCCCCGGCGGCGTCGACCACGTCCCGCCGCGGCGCGGCCACGTGCACGACGAGCACTCCCCCGCGCGTCCACCCACGGGTGCTGAGCGCGACCTTGAACTCCGCCCGGCGACCGCCGGGCGTCACCCCTTCCAGCAAGGAGCCTGA
- the rnpA gene encoding ribonuclease P protein component, protein MLAADQRLTEPDLFRTASRKGRRAGSRTLVAHLLLPGEQQVVGMSGDRALPARPARAGFVVSKAVGNAVVRNRVKRRLRHAVRPALVGIPAGSVLVVRAQPAAAEASYAELGEDLARCLDRVTSQGHAAGQEAR, encoded by the coding sequence GTGCTCGCTGCCGACCAGCGGCTGACCGAGCCGGACCTGTTCCGGACCGCCAGTCGCAAGGGTCGTCGTGCCGGCTCGCGCACCCTCGTCGCCCACCTGCTGCTCCCTGGCGAGCAGCAGGTTGTCGGCATGTCCGGGGACCGTGCGCTGCCGGCTCGTCCCGCCCGGGCGGGCTTCGTGGTCAGCAAGGCCGTCGGCAACGCCGTCGTCCGCAACCGCGTGAAGCGGCGGCTGCGGCACGCCGTGCGCCCGGCGCTCGTGGGAATCCCCGCGGGCTCCGTGCTGGTGGTGCGCGCACAGCCGGCCGCTGCCGAGGCGTCCTACGCGGAACTGGGCGAGGACCTCGCACGTTGTCTGGACCGGGTGACCTCGCAGGGGCACGCAGCCGGTCAGGAGGCGCGATGA
- the rpmH gene encoding 50S ribosomal protein L34 gives MSKRTYQPNNRRRHKVHGFRLRMRTRAGRAILANRRRKGRSSLSV, from the coding sequence GTGAGCAAGCGGACGTACCAGCCCAACAACCGACGTCGCCACAAGGTGCACGGTTTCCGACTGCGCATGCGCACCCGCGCCGGTCGCGCCATCCTGGCGAACCGTCGCCGGAAGGGCCGCTCGAGCCTGTCCGTCTGA
- the dnaA gene encoding chromosomal replication initiator protein DnaA, whose product MVGELQTHQRAWLQASRPVTLHGTTAIVAVPDDFTRKRLEGRLRGELEDALTERFGHDVQLAVTVDSSLRHELGAEVSASSTYETGPSYGEPAGYETFESAPAYERPREDVAPVEPQDRQVAMSTNLPVDSSTLPPDLGAMPSPSAPPATPSGESRLNPKYTFETFVIGSSNRFPHAAAVAVSEAPGRSYNPLLVYGESGLGKTHLLHAIGHYVRTIYAGSKVRYVSSEEFTNEFINAIRDDRQDRFKRKYRDVDVLLIDDIQFLEGKTQTQEEFFHTFNTLHNANKQIVLTSDRPPKRLEALEDRLRNRFEWGLITDVQPPDLETRIAILRKKAAMDRLTAPSDVLEFIASKIQTNIRELEGALIRVTAFANLNRQDVDMTLAEIVLKDLIPEGGEPEITASLIIAQTAAYFGLSIDELTGPSRGRHLVMARQIAMYLCRELTGLSLPKIGAQFGNRDHTTVMYAERKINQLLGERRAVFNQVSELTNRVKMQARQG is encoded by the coding sequence GTGGTCGGCGAGCTGCAGACCCACCAGCGCGCCTGGCTCCAGGCCAGCCGTCCGGTGACCCTCCACGGCACCACCGCGATCGTCGCCGTCCCCGACGACTTCACCCGCAAGCGTCTCGAGGGCCGGCTGCGCGGCGAGCTCGAGGACGCGCTGACCGAGCGGTTCGGCCACGACGTCCAGCTCGCGGTCACCGTCGACAGCTCCCTGCGCCACGAGCTCGGGGCAGAGGTGAGCGCCTCCTCGACGTACGAGACCGGCCCCTCCTACGGGGAGCCGGCCGGCTACGAGACCTTCGAGTCCGCGCCCGCGTACGAGCGCCCGCGCGAGGACGTCGCGCCCGTCGAGCCGCAGGATCGACAAGTCGCCATGTCGACAAATCTCCCTGTCGACTCGTCGACATTGCCGCCGGACCTGGGCGCCATGCCCTCGCCGAGCGCACCGCCGGCCACGCCGAGCGGCGAGTCCCGGCTCAACCCCAAGTACACGTTCGAGACGTTCGTCATCGGCTCGTCCAACCGGTTCCCCCACGCCGCCGCGGTCGCGGTGAGCGAGGCGCCGGGCCGCAGCTACAACCCGCTGCTGGTCTACGGCGAGTCCGGTCTCGGCAAGACCCACCTGCTGCACGCGATCGGGCACTACGTCCGCACGATCTACGCCGGCTCCAAGGTGCGCTACGTGTCGAGCGAGGAGTTCACCAACGAGTTCATCAACGCGATCCGCGACGACCGGCAGGACCGGTTCAAGCGGAAGTACCGCGACGTGGACGTCCTCCTCATCGACGACATCCAGTTCCTGGAGGGCAAGACCCAGACCCAGGAGGAGTTCTTCCACACCTTCAACACGCTCCACAACGCCAACAAGCAGATCGTGCTGACCTCCGACCGTCCACCCAAGCGGCTCGAAGCGCTGGAGGACCGGCTGCGCAACCGGTTCGAGTGGGGCCTGATCACCGACGTGCAGCCGCCGGACCTCGAGACGCGGATCGCGATCTTGCGCAAGAAGGCGGCGATGGACCGGCTCACGGCGCCGTCCGACGTGCTGGAGTTCATCGCGAGCAAGATCCAGACCAACATCCGCGAGCTCGAGGGCGCCCTGATCCGGGTGACGGCCTTCGCCAACCTCAACCGCCAAGACGTCGACATGACCCTGGCCGAGATCGTGCTCAAGGACCTGATCCCCGAGGGCGGCGAGCCGGAGATCACCGCCTCGCTCATCATCGCGCAGACCGCGGCGTACTTCGGGCTCTCGATCGACGAGCTGACCGGCCCCAGCCGCGGGCGGCACCTGGTGATGGCCCGGCAGATCGCGATGTACCTGTGCCGCGAGCTCACCGGCCTGTCCCTGCCGAAGATCGGCGCGCAGTTCGGCAACCGCGACCACACGACCGTCATGTACGCCGAGCGGAAGATCAACCAGCTCCTCGGCGAGCGCCGCGCGGTCTTCAACCAGGTCAGCGAGCTGACGAACCGGGTGAAGATGCAGGCCCGCCAGGGCTGA